A segment of the Trifolium pratense cultivar HEN17-A07 linkage group LG7, ARS_RC_1.1, whole genome shotgun sequence genome:
tgtattaaCATTCTGGTTCTTGGGAAAAAGAATATCAGTAATTTGGAGTTCAGTTGAGATATAAGTAATCAAGAAATTTGTTTTTTCCAAAATTTGAATACGGATTCTTCTTGTATTTTTATCTTATTAGACATTTAGTAAGTATTGCATTTTTGGTAAAATATGAAGGCAAAGCAAAGCTTCCCCAACAAGCACAATTTTTTTCACATTGTTACACTGACACAAATATTCTTAAGCATGTAAATTCAATATCGTTAAAAAGTAAATTCTCTAaagattcaaaaaaatattaaactgtTAGCTGTattttagattttcttttctttcaaatGCATGATGATTATGATATACATTTTAgttataatctataatataaatacattaattataccataaaattaattttttttttatactgtaATAGAGAATAGAAAGGGGTAATAATAAGTAACACTTGACAAGAAAAAAGAGACAGTAATAACGACGATAATGCTAAAGGAATCAATTtttggaaaaagaaaattaataatttagtactctctccgtcccaaaataaataacttatttttgattttgtatactatttatataatctactttgaccatatttttctactaatatataaatacaaatattagtAAATGAGATatttgatttgtctcgatgaatattttcaaaatatataatttttataattttaaataaaatataatataagatATTAACAATAAAAGTTGTAAATTGGCAAACGCGACAGGCCAActaggtaatttttttttttgcaataaaaaGGAGCCTAGACCCAAAAAAGAAATTACACGAAGATAATACTAGGAGTAGGAACTGCCAATGCATTTGCCGAGCACAATTGCTCGAGATTAAAAGATGAttcttctactacactatactCCTCCAATGAACATCCCCTCGTAGCCAAAACATCTGCAACACCGATAATGTTAAACCCAATTGGGTTGGTTTGATGATATTGACTTAGGACCTGAGAGTCTGCTTCTCCTTAAGGTTTCAGGTTTGATTCTCTAGTGCCAATTTGAGTAGACTAATTTagcttttacttataaaaaaaataattaataaaaaaacatgttgATGGCACGTGgaaaaatgagttaaaaataatttatactatTATATCCCTGTAAAATCGTAAACCCTTGTTTTTCATATTCTTTCTCTGAGTTCCTCACTTCACTTCACTTCAACTTGGTACTGCGCCACTGTAAAGCAATGTTGGGAGGCGCAGCAAAAACCTTCGGAGCTTCTTTCCCATTCTTCTCAACAACAAAAACCGAATCCAAAATCAAACGGCTACCAACCAACCTCTCATTCCCATCCAATGGCTGTCGTTGCACCACCATTTCAGCCTCGTTACAGTTTCCCGACTCAGTATCTCCGGGTCAATACCGAGTCGACATCCTCTCCGAATCACTTCCCTTCATCCAAAAATTCAGTGGCAAAACCATCGTCGTCAAATACGGTGGCGCCGCCATGAAGACACCGGAGCTTCAAGCCTCCGTCATTAACAATCTCGTCCTTCTCGCAGCCGTCGGCCTCCGTCCCATCCTGGTTCACGGCGGCGGTCCAGAAATCAATCACTGGCTCAACCGTCTCAATATTGAGGCCGTTTTCCGTGACGGCCTCCGTGTCACCGACGCCGAAACAATGGAGATCGTTTCCATGGTTCTCGTTGGTAAGGTTAACAAAAATCTCGTCTCTCTAATCAACAAAGCTGGCGCAACCGCCGTCGGTCTCTCCGGTATGGACGGAAAACTTCTCATCGCAAGTCCTAAATCCTCCGACCTAGGATTCGTCGGTGAAGTCGCGAGAGTAAATCCAACGGTTATCAGATCTCTCGTCGATAGTGGATATATTCCGGTTGTTACATCCGTTGCGGCGGATGAATCTGGACAACCGTATAACATCAATGCTGATACCGTTGCCGGAGAAATTGCGGCGGCGTTAGGAGCAGAGAAATTGATACTGTTAACTGATGTGGCTGGGATATTGGAAAATCGGAATGATCCAGAGAGTTTGGTGAAGAACATTGATATAAAAGGAGTAACGAagatgatggaaaatggaaaaATTGGTGGTGGAATGATTCCGAAGGTTAATTGTTGCATTCGATCATTAGCGCAAGGGGTGAAAACTGCCAGCATTATTGATGGTAGGGTTCCGAATTCGTTGTTGCTTGAGATTTTAACTGATGAAGGTGCTGGAACCATGATTACTGGTTAATTTACTTGCTAATCATGTTTtgatacttttttatttataaatttgtgAGTTTCTTCACAATGTTAATTGTACCTTCAAGTGGCTATTGCTTTTAATTTGAGATCGGGAGTTGGTGTCCAGTGGCGTCGTTCTAGGTTGGGTTGGCTGTGAGCTGAGGGGTGTCTGTCTGATTATGGGATAATGAGGTAGACCTCGTTTAGGTGGTATTTTTTCAGCATATATACACCTTGTTATGTAGTTTTCTCGTTTAAGCGGAAAATTGAACATGTACTTTGTGATAGACCTTTGTAGTTTACCAAAACTTTCTGGTACAAGTGTACAACAATAAGAGTTCTGAAAATTTCTTTTTAAGAGCTTATTTGACCTCTTGTGTCACTGCTCTTTCTTTCTTATAGTATTAATTTGAATGTGATTTTACTTCATATCAATTAAGATAACAAACAAAGGTGATAGGTGTTTGtgttaaaaaacaaaagatgatgatgatattccACTTGAGATGCTCACACCTGTTaaaaaacatttcaaattttaaCCGAATTCGTTGTTGCTTGAGATTTTAACTGATGAAGGGGTCAAAAAAATTGTACTTTCAAGTTGTAAAACTTGGTTTTTGGTTGTTAGAATTTGGGGATTTTGATCCTACAAAACCTAAATTATTGTCAACGTTTAGGTGGTAGAACTAAaaattgaacatgtacttgtGATAGACCTTAGTACAACAATAAGAGTTCTGAACATTTCTTTTAAGAGCTTATTTGGCCTCTTGTGTCAACACCTTTTGAAGCCAAAATTCTGTCAATTGGAATAGCATCAACACTCTGATTAGCATCATCctctaaaattaaaataaatataccaTTTGTGTCTATTTCTCTCATTAATGGATCAAATGATACATGAATGAAGTAAATCTGAAGTTTATTACTGAAGCAACTACCAACCTGCATAGCTGAATATCTCAGTCACAACTTAGTGTGAAAAAACCATTGAACAGTGGATGGAGAATACTGGGTTGATTCCATgcatttaatttgtatatactactagtataaagtttttcttaaaaaaaattacactatcAATCAATCACttaaacttttatatttttaaaaatgttttcaCTTTGTGGTGAAGTTGATAAAACATCAAGCCAATATAGTTGATCATACACTTGCTAAGGTGGTCATTTTTTGATCTAGTCGGTATACTTTTGATTTGTTGCCTCTTTGTATtacactttttttgttttgttttggtctTGGATGGAGTGATAATCCACTGAAATTATAATTGTGAGATtctgggttcgaacccgggtcacgacgtccgacctaacaatttcggccTCTTTGTATtacactttttttaaataatgaaataatGAGTTTGTATTACACTTTTTTTGAATAATGAAATAATGAGTTGTTTGTAGAAAAAAATCTGCACTTTAATTGCAACTACTTATCAAGTCTCACTTcactacactttttttttaaacaaacaaacttaatgcatttcaCTAATCAATAAAGCTTCAATGGCATAACATCAATATAGTGGTGACTAGCCCAAGAAATGGCCGCCCTCGCTAACGAATGAGCAACCATATTTGTTTGTCTCCGTACAAACTTTACCTCAAAGTTGGAAAATGATATTAAACTATTCTTAATACTAGAAAATAAGGGAGCCAATTTCAGTCTCTCCCACATTATTGGAATTAATAGCATGAACTAAGGATTGGGAGTCACTCTCAAATATTAGACAATCTCTTCCCTGTTGAATAGCAAATTGTACTGCATTGAACAGAGCTAAGCCTTCCCCTTCCAGTGTTGATAACTTCATATTGTAATGACTGGTCTGTGCATGTTGGAGCTCCCCGTTACTATTTCAAAAACAGCAAGCTACCGTTGTGATGCCTCGATTATTAAAGAAACCTGCATCTACATTACATTTGATCCACCCTTCATGCGGCTTCGTCCATGTTGTGATATTATGTGTCTGCCGACTCTGTTGGTTGCTAAACTGCATCTGTTTTGCATCAAACCACTGCTGCCAAATCTGATGTGATTTATTCCTTGCCTGCTCCGGCGACAACTTGGAATTGTTCCATACTTCCTCATTCCTATTCTTCCAAATATTCCATAGCACACTGTTGCTACCCGGCCTGCAACATTCTTGTCCTCTTGCCTGCAAATATCAAAGATCAACTCTGCTGCATTATTGAAATTATTCAGTTTGGgcataataatattattaagaCCAGCTGCTACCCAACTACTAACAGCATAAGGACATGTAAAAAATGCATGATAATCATTTTCATCATCCTCATTACACAAGGGACAAATCGGTATACACCCCACATGTTGTGATAACAACTGACCCCGTGTAGCTGTGCATCCATGACAAATTCTCCACAGCATACGACGCGCCTTGGGAGGAGCATTTGGTGTCCACAAGCTATTCCAGTTCTTGCGCC
Coding sequences within it:
- the LOC123899498 gene encoding acetylglutamate kinase, chloroplastic, producing the protein MLGGAAKTFGASFPFFSTTKTESKIKRLPTNLSFPSNGCRCTTISASLQFPDSVSPGQYRVDILSESLPFIQKFSGKTIVVKYGGAAMKTPELQASVINNLVLLAAVGLRPILVHGGGPEINHWLNRLNIEAVFRDGLRVTDAETMEIVSMVLVGKVNKNLVSLINKAGATAVGLSGMDGKLLIASPKSSDLGFVGEVARVNPTVIRSLVDSGYIPVVTSVAADESGQPYNINADTVAGEIAAALGAEKLILLTDVAGILENRNDPESLVKNIDIKGVTKMMENGKIGGGMIPKVNCCIRSLAQGVKTASIIDGRVPNSLLLEILTDEGAGTMITG